GCTTTGAATAGTAACACTTATTCTTTGATAACAAATGATATTGGAAATGATTACTAATGATTTAGTAAGATTTAGTTAGATTTACGGTAGTTGTATTACTCTATGATCTAGCtaattatgttactaaatatttaacaaatagtTAACACAATtagcgagcatttaatacgattcgtGATaagttattttcagtttcttcagacattcattatagtattcaaatgagactatttattttcaaggtcatttcaaatattcaacacttctaAGATATCCATAATTGCGAAACACAAGTCAATTAAGATTTTTTCTAAGGAAAAGTAACAATCACACGAATTTCACACTTTAAGATTTTTTCCAGACGAAGTAACAATCACACGAATTTCAAACTTCACAGGTTTATTCACCGATGCCCTTCGAACGCGTACAATTTTTTTCATGCAAAAGTAATCATTTTGACCGAggttataaaagaaaatgtcgCTCGATATCGCTTCCGCACGTGGATGGTTTATCGATCGCGACGACGACCAGGACCGATCAGCCATTCGGAACGCTTTTAACAATCGTTCCAATGGAATCGTAGCTGGCAATTCCGTGATAAATCGCTGGGTGCTCGGTCTTCGCCGTTTGACAGCGGTTCTCCGTCGTTGTCCGGTTCCGCGCAGCTTTTTAGGGTCGACAGTCGTCGCGTATTATGCGAGCCAGCTGACAAGCGATCGTTATGGATTGAGATCGAACGTCTCGATCGGGGGATCCCATTTTGGACGAGGTCCAGTCCACCAGTTTTGAGCTTATGTTGCTCAATTAGATCCCGATGCAGGTCATTTTGAAAGAAAGAATTACGCTTGTTCTTTCAACCGAGGGGAACAAAGGTAAAATTAAATTCGCTCGCAGTTTAATTTGCGAACTGTGAAAATTGTTGCACAGGTTGAGTGGAAAATCGTGTCACGTTTTCATCGAACGACGCGGCCATTTTTTTTACTCGTAGCTTAATGTACGGGAAACAAAAAACGTGTACCGGCTGGGTAGAAGAGTgtcatattttttgtttttttcattgaaaaagggTATTTCAGTTCGGAATTTGTATGCAAAGGAATGATTCACTTAAaacacttataaataaatagcttcTAACGAAAGTTAAATGACCTGTTGTAAAACTTTTCATAAGGAATTAATGGATAACAAACAACGAAAGacaagattattttatattattgatttttatttatcctGAAAATCATGGGAGAGCATAGATCACATCTACCGCCATCTTCTTGTCACAGACTCCTTAAATCCAGCGCATTACATCTGCAAACcacaaaaataaatcattattttcaaataaactaatataattaaaactatttacaaaatcTTCTGAACATGACTTTCGAGTCAGAACACGATAAAGAATTGTTGAAAGAGCCCTCAGTCGAAGTAGAACGTAAAGGCCACTTATAAAAATGAAGTACTCGCAAGATATTATCGCATATTACTACAATACACAAAGTAAACATTGCTACATTACAAAAAAGATTCTCCGTTCATTAAACTGAACAAATATACTATCAACCTACCTTCATTGCTCCATTCATCATCTTAGCATAAGGCGCTGGCATAGGTTTCCTTACTGCCATGAAGTGCATCGGGTTCACAGATCCAACGGCAGATCTGAATGCACCAATGCCTTGTTGCCCGCAGTTGCATTGCGACACGAGACCCTGGCTTTGATGTTGGCAATGTGGAATCTTAACTACGGTTGGCTCAGGCACAACGACCATAGGCTTGGGTGGCAAAACCACCAGCTTCTCGTTGCAGACAGGTGGAACAGGGACATACTTAACAGTCTCCACGATCTCAGTCTGCGGCACGATGATCTTCTCAGGAACTGGCTTAGGCGTAGATGGCACAGTGACTACCTCAGGTTTAGGTGTAGTCACAGCAATAGTCTGAGACTTCGGTTCCACCTGTACAACAGCCTGTTGGGGGCAGGGCTGGGATGGCTGGATGATCTGCAGGGTCTGAACTGAAGGGACAACCTGTTGCTGGACAACTGACGAAGGTATCACCTGGGAAACGACCTGCTGAGGGATCATCTGAGGCACGAAGTACTGCTGAGGAGCAACGAAGGACTGTTGGGAGGCCAATTGAGTTCCTTGGACGACGTTCAATGCTTGGACAGGCTGGCCAGCTGACTGGATGCTGTAGGTCTGCACCTGAGGGGACTGTTGGATCACGTTCAAGCCCTGCACCTGCAGCTGAGACTTGTCCTGGGAAGATTGTTGGTCGTTCTCAGCGCCTGGACGAATCTCCACGCAGAATGAGGCAGCTTTCTTCAATCTGTCCTTGTCGTCACCGGTCTCTTCCAGCTGGATGCCCTCCATGGTCTTCGTTGGCTGGTCTGCTACCGATTTTTGCTCGACTTTACCTGCTGGGACGGCTTGCACCGCCGCCAGGCAGACCAGAAAGAGACAGAAACAGGTCTTCGGGTACATTGTTGGGAATTGAACTCTTCGGTGAGGACTGAAGATTCGGTGGACTGGAATCCGCTTTTAAAGGGGCCGAATTCGGCGAATGATGAAACTGCACACGCATGTTCCACGCACGACGCTGACCAAGCGGAATTTTCGCGTGATTGGGAGGGTATCTTTGAAGTGAGGGGAATTGTTGGAGATGATTGTGTTAGGATGAATGGAGGAAAGTGGGAATTATGTGGTTACACTTTCGAATTTCATGAAAACTTTGTTACTTCTTCGGAGGATAGTTCGTTGGTTCTTGGTGAGGATTATAGGTTCTGGTTCTTCgtgttattttactttttgaGTTATTGCGGTTAGTTTTAGATTCGTTTTATTTTGGGAGTGTCGATGGGAATTTAGTGGTAGAATTAATGAGAAACTTTTTATTGTATAGCGTTTTTAGTAATGGCAGAGTGGGGCTTTCTACTACTTTTTGGTTCTTATTTTCTACTTTCCCAGTTTGCAGATTAGTTTTAGTTGAACTTTGTTGTGATGGTATTAGATCTGGAAATTTAGAATAAGAATTGATTAGAAATCATTTTTGTAAAtagtattttcaatgttttaaatgtATAGTTCTTTGTCTAGTTGCTGGTTCTTAGTACTTTAGCTTCTGAactattaataaaaaaactCAATACTATCATTAGTACAAAACAATTGTTATAGATACTTTGCATCATTATTTaactaaaatatcaaaatatcaaaatatcaaaatatcaaaatatcaaaatatcaaaatatcaaaatatcaaaatatctgTACTATTTCATGTAGTATCATCTACGTATTTCCGAATATCAATTCCAATTCAATTTTGTTCTACAGACATTAATGTgctattcaaaatttaatattgtatagacCCACGCAGAGTTTCGTGTATCTATTCAAACaatattgttacatttaataACACAGCATTggtcaataaa
The window above is part of the Nomia melanderi isolate GNS246 chromosome 2, iyNomMela1, whole genome shotgun sequence genome. Proteins encoded here:
- the LOC116425845 gene encoding uncharacterized protein LOC116425845; translated protein: MYPKTCFCLFLVCLAAVQAVPAGKVEQKSVADQPTKTMEGIQLEETGDDKDRLKKAASFCVEIRPGAENDQQSSQDKSQLQVQGLNVIQQSPQVQTYSIQSAGQPVQALNVVQGTQLASQQSFVAPQQYFVPQMIPQQVVSQVIPSSVVQQQVVPSVQTLQIIQPSQPCPQQAVVQVEPKSQTIAVTTPKPEVVTVPSTPKPVPEKIIVPQTEIVETVKYVPVPPVCNEKLVVLPPKPMVVVPEPTVVKIPHCQHQSQGLVSQCNCGQQGIGAFRSAVGSVNPMHFMAVRKPMPAPYAKMMNGAMKM